A window of Hemibagrus wyckioides isolate EC202008001 linkage group LG03, SWU_Hwy_1.0, whole genome shotgun sequence contains these coding sequences:
- the LOC131351126 gene encoding uncharacterized protein LOC131351126, translated as MNFGGEDALQRQDADLQPGSSGLPDYYYDPWTGRRQEQTPFGRFPQDGGDENEVAVRSSSPFRSPSPPFRSPSPPFRSPSPPFRNPSPPAWSPSPPMRNPSPPMRIPSPPFRNPSPPMSIPSPPAWSPSPPMRVLLRIWDQSPVRSPFPPMRNPSPPAWSPSPPMGVLLPIWDQSPVRSPSPPVRSPSPPIRNLSPPVRRPSPPIRNLSPPVRRPSPPIRNLSPPVRRPSPPIRNPFPSRIPSPIGSPSRIPRQDPTLGSHSIVVLRDIESGQPYVPASVTFNVWRQRISRRDEEEDNQVVPSAYPVLDQQKRSRDEEEEEDDEFFSASRRQRVDPEWEMQVVTRSLQLPVEAIPELSRHL; from the exons ATGAACTTCGGAGGAGAAGACGCGCTACAGCGGCAGGACGCGGACCTTCAGCCCGGATCGAGCGGACTACCTGACTACTACTACGACCCCTGGaccg ggagacgaCAGGAACAAACGCCTTTTGGTCGTTTTCCTCAAGACGGAGGTGATGAGAATGAGGTGGCTGTGAGGAGCTCATCCCCCTttaggagcccatccccaccctttaggagcccatccccaccctttaggagcccatccccaccctTTAGGAACCCATCCCCACCTGcatggagcccatccccacccatGAGGAACCCATCCCCGCCcatgaggatcccatccccaccctTTAGGAACCCATCCCCTCCCATGAgtatcccatccccacctgcatggagcccatccccacccatGAGGGTCCTTTTACGTATATGGGACCAGTCACCTGTAAGGAGCCCATTCCCACCCATGAGAAACCCATCCCCACCTGcatggagcccatccccacccatGGGGGTCCTTTTACCTATATGGGACCAGTCACCTGtaaggagcccatccccacctgtaaggagcccatccccacccatCAGAAACCTATCCCCACCTGTAAGGAGGCCATCCCCACCCATCAGAAACCTATCCCCACCTGTAAGGAGGCCATCCCCACCCATCAGAAACCTATCCCCACCTGTAAGGAGGCCATCCCCACCCATAAGGAACCCATTCCCATCAAGGATACCATCCCCTATAGGAAGTCCTTCCAGGATCCCACGCCAGGATCCCACGTTAGGATCCCATTCCATCGTTGTGTTGCGCGACATAGAGTCTGGTCAGCCTTACGTTCCAGCATCTGTTACCTTTAATGTTTGGCGCCAGCGAATAAGTAGGAGGGATGAAGAGGAAGACAATCAAGTAGTCCCTTCTG CTTATCCTGTTCTAGACCAGCAGAAAAGGTCGagggatgaagaagaagaggaagacgaTGAATTCTTTTCTGCTAGTAGACgacagcgtgtggatcctgaatGGGAGATGCAGGTAGTCACAAGGTCCCTCCAATTACCCGTTGAAGCCATTCCTGAACTAAGCAGACATCTTTAA